Proteins from a single region of Octopus bimaculoides isolate UCB-OBI-ISO-001 chromosome 11, ASM119413v2, whole genome shotgun sequence:
- the LOC106868274 gene encoding protein PRQFV-amide-like, producing MHSYEIILKLSLAVLASSLLVETHDFKSYSNADKRFRASGDRIKGLLRKRNVNSFMEMETPENYIRELAANRGIEIDYPEHFDKRIRELVGKRYPENFDKRIRELVGKRGTEIDYPDHFDKRIRELVGKRGTEIEYPDHFDKRIRELVGKRGNEVEYSDHFDKRIRELVGKRGTEVEFPDKRIRELIGKRGGEIDYPDKRIRELIGKRGGEVEYPENFEKRIRELIGKRGTEIEFPEQVDKRIRELIGKRGTEVEYPEHFDKRIRELVGKRGNEAENPEHFDKRIRELVGKRSVPSNISKNVVKRNVEKLEG from the coding sequence ATGCATTCTTATGAAATAATTCTTAAATTAAGTCTTGCCGTTTTGGCATCTTCACTGCTTGTGGAAACTCATGACTTTAAAAGCTACTCGAATGCTGACAAAAGGTTTAGGGCGTCTGGTGATAGGATAAAAGGCCtgctaagaaaaagaaatgttaacaGTTTCATGGAAATGGAAACCCCAGAGAATTACATTCGCGAACTGGCTGCTAATCGAGGTATTGAAATTGATTATCCTGAACATTTTGACAAGAGAATTAGAGAATTAGTCGGCAAACGATATCCTGAAAATTTTGACAAAAGAATTCGAGAATTGGTTGGCAAACGAGGAACAGAAATTGACTATCCTGATCACTTTGACAAAAGAATTAGAGAATTGGTTGGCAAACGTGGGACCGAAATAGAATATCCTGATCACTTTGACAAAAGAATCAGAGAATTGGTTGGCAAACGAGGAAATGAAGTGGAATATTCTGACCACTTTGACAAAAGGATTAGGGAGTTGGTTGGCAAACGAGGAACAGAAGTTGAATTTCCCGACAAGAGAATTCGAGAACTGATTGGTAAACGTGGAGGTGAAATTGATTATCCTGACAAGAGAATCCGAGAATTGATCGGTAAACGAGGAGGCGAAGTTGAATATCCTGAAAATTTTGAGAAGAGAATTAGAGAATTAATTGGCAAACGAGGCACTGAAATCGAATTTCCAGAACAAGTTGACAAGAGAATTAGAGAATTAATTGGTAAAAGAGGAACCGAAGTTGAGTATCCTGAACATTTTGACAAGAGAATCAGAGAACTGGTCGGTAAACGAGGAAATGAAGCTGAAAATCCCGAACATTTTGACAAGAGAATCAGAGAGTTGGTTGGTAAACGAAGTGTTccatcaaatatcagtaaaaatgtcGTTAAACGAAATGTAGAAAAATTAGAAGGTTAA